In the Leptospira limi genome, one interval contains:
- a CDS encoding response regulator has protein sequence MKILIVDDEEDIAGLIQFHLEEEGFQTEVCHNGMEVLPRLEKNLPDGIILDLMLPGIGGMDLCKRIKEKYPQIPILMVTAKTGETDVVLGLELGADDYIRKPFNIRELVARVRTVTRRTIDPNQEVQGTITTGKIQINPTAHKVFVEGTEIDLTLIEFKLLQLFAGNPGVAFSRDKLLDRIWGKDVFVTDRTVDVNIKRLRDKLLSEKERLETIRGVGYRFRDA, from the coding sequence ATGAAAATATTGATTGTAGATGACGAAGAAGACATTGCCGGCCTCATCCAATTTCATTTGGAAGAAGAAGGATTCCAAACGGAAGTTTGCCATAATGGAATGGAAGTCCTCCCTCGTTTAGAAAAGAATCTCCCTGATGGCATTATATTAGATTTAATGTTACCTGGTATTGGTGGTATGGATCTCTGTAAAAGGATCAAAGAAAAGTACCCACAAATCCCAATCCTAATGGTCACAGCCAAAACGGGTGAAACCGATGTGGTACTCGGACTTGAGTTAGGTGCAGATGATTATATCCGTAAACCTTTTAATATCAGGGAACTTGTTGCACGAGTTAGAACAGTTACAAGAAGAACAATAGATCCAAACCAAGAAGTACAGGGAACCATAACCACTGGAAAAATCCAAATCAATCCAACGGCTCACAAAGTTTTTGTTGAAGGAACCGAGATTGACCTAACGTTAATCGAATTTAAATTATTACAGCTGTTTGCCGGAAATCCAGGAGTTGCCTTTTCACGAGACAAACTTTTAGATCGAATTTGGGGCAAAGACGTTTTTGTCACCGATCGAACAGTAGATGTGAATATCAAACGACTAAGAGATAAATTACTCTCCGAAAAAGAACGACTCGAAACGATCCGCGGAGTCGGTTATCGATTCCGAGATGCGTAG
- a CDS encoding RNA polymerase sigma factor has translation MKRYQGMVFSQARKAFLSEEEAEDFTQEVFLKAYESLSQFRGEAQFSTWLFQIAKFRLTKVSKKKSHLITDWTEDVSTVADKSKPSVAEILDKEETHHTLHSLIAKLPKSYQLPIHLHYFENKPLKEIANDLNIKLNTIKSHISRGKELLRKWWSHEIEG, from the coding sequence ATGAAACGGTACCAAGGGATGGTATTTTCCCAAGCACGCAAAGCTTTTTTATCGGAAGAAGAAGCAGAAGATTTCACCCAAGAAGTTTTTCTCAAAGCCTACGAATCCTTAAGCCAATTCCGTGGAGAAGCTCAATTTTCAACTTGGTTGTTTCAAATCGCAAAATTTCGCTTAACTAAAGTTAGCAAAAAGAAATCTCATCTCATCACTGATTGGACAGAAGACGTATCAACTGTTGCAGACAAATCAAAACCATCTGTTGCCGAAATTTTAGACAAAGAAGAAACTCATCATACATTACATTCCCTCATTGCAAAACTCCCAAAATCATACCAACTTCCGATCCATTTGCATTATTTTGAAAACAAACCATTAAAGGAAATTGCTAACGATCTCAATATCAAACTGAATACAATTAAAAGTCATATCTCACGGGGTAAGGAACTTTTAAGGAAATGGTGGTCTCATGAAATCGAAGGATAA
- a CDS encoding HAMP domain-containing sensor histidine kinase — protein sequence MRSFFSTLLLLNWGLLLVLLTLALGVFYIYDLVVPAVRPLILFGFVLIAIFGTFYISTNIAMRITDPLATVEKKTKEINAGDFGVELSSPDIRELATLASSINEMARRLKVQFLDLTVEKEKFNYLLQNLKEGVFAIDRNHKFLFLNRNIAETLIEKNSQFKEFIPSIKNKELLSFITDKIKSGKEGKTEFQDGLHFYTARIYPIKSDAMVQLYIGVISDITEDRQNQLIREQFFQNASHELKTPITSIKGYAETLEYKLKLPPDSNERKFLDAILRNTDRLIRIVEDMLTVSRLENHKTVLNLTDVSILELVKNVSESLGVIYSQKKQNLVLDIPFDLKVRADRLLLEDLLVNLISNASAYSPEGSSVIVKASTTEEQNVIQVIDQGIGISSEDAERIFERFFRVDTNRSRKEGGTGLGLSIVKHIARLHSGEVSVSPNPKGGSIFSFVFPKK from the coding sequence ATGCGTAGTTTTTTTTCAACACTTCTCCTTCTCAATTGGGGTCTTTTACTTGTACTTTTGACCCTTGCATTGGGTGTATTTTATATTTATGATTTGGTTGTCCCAGCCGTAAGACCACTTATCCTATTTGGTTTTGTACTCATTGCTATCTTTGGGACTTTTTATATTTCAACAAACATTGCAATGCGAATCACAGATCCTCTTGCAACGGTTGAGAAAAAAACAAAAGAAATCAATGCGGGTGATTTTGGTGTTGAATTGTCATCACCTGACATTCGTGAATTGGCAACACTTGCATCCTCCATCAATGAAATGGCAAGGCGACTTAAAGTTCAATTCTTAGATCTTACAGTTGAAAAGGAAAAGTTTAATTATTTACTTCAAAATTTAAAAGAAGGTGTTTTTGCAATTGATAGAAATCATAAATTTCTATTTTTGAATCGAAATATTGCAGAAACCTTAATTGAAAAAAATTCACAATTCAAAGAATTTATTCCCTCAATCAAAAACAAAGAACTGCTTAGTTTTATCACCGATAAAATCAAATCGGGAAAAGAAGGAAAAACTGAATTCCAGGATGGACTTCATTTTTACACAGCAAGAATTTATCCAATTAAATCAGATGCGATGGTTCAATTATATATTGGAGTGATTTCTGATATAACAGAAGACAGACAAAACCAGTTGATAAGAGAACAATTCTTCCAAAACGCATCCCATGAATTAAAAACCCCAATTACATCTATCAAAGGTTATGCGGAGACTTTAGAATATAAACTAAAACTACCACCTGATTCAAATGAACGAAAATTTTTGGATGCCATTCTTCGTAACACAGATCGGCTCATACGTATTGTAGAAGATATGTTAACGGTTTCAAGATTAGAAAACCACAAAACAGTTTTAAATCTGACTGATGTTTCCATTTTAGAATTGGTCAAAAATGTTTCAGAATCTCTTGGTGTGATTTATTCTCAGAAAAAACAAAACCTGGTTCTCGACATTCCATTTGACCTAAAGGTTCGAGCAGATCGATTGTTATTGGAAGATTTACTCGTAAATTTGATATCAAACGCTTCTGCTTATAGTCCAGAAGGTTCCAGTGTCATTGTCAAAGCATCCACCACAGAGGAACAAAATGTGATCCAAGTCATCGACCAAGGCATTGGCATTTCTTCTGAAGATGCAGAGAGGATCTTTGAACGTTTTTTCAGAGTAGATACCAACCGCTCAAGAAAAGAGGGTGGGACTGGGCTTGGGCTTTCCATTGTAAAACACATTGCAAGGTTACATTCTGGTGAGGTTTCTGTGTCTCCCAATCCAAAGGGTGGATCCATTTTCTCCTTTGTTTTTCCTAAAAAATAG